The following are encoded together in the Streptomyces flavofungini genome:
- a CDS encoding cytochrome P450: MPCPALPDGFDFTDPDVLQDRVPFPEFARLRQSEPVRWIAQRPGVAGFGDAGYWAVTRHADVKYVSTHPELFSSNLNTAVIRFNESISRDQIEVQKLIMLNMDPPEHTRVRQIVQRGFTPRAIRSLEDALRSRAHRIVASALENAADDGSFDFVTQVAVELPLQAIAELIGVPQEDRSKIFDWSNKMAAYDDPEYAITEEVGAEAAMEIVSYAMNLAAARKECPAKDIVSRLVAAEDEGNLSSDEFGFFVILLAVAGNETTRNAITHGMHAFLTHPDQWELFKRERPATTAEEIVRWGTPVVSFQRTATQDTEVGGARIKKGDRVGIFYSSANHDPEVFEDPDVFRITRDPNPHLGFGGGGPHFCLGKSLAVLEIDLIFHAIAEAMPTLRLVGDPRRLRSAWLNGVKELQVSTR; this comes from the coding sequence ATGCCCTGTCCAGCGCTGCCCGACGGGTTCGACTTCACCGATCCCGATGTGCTCCAAGACCGCGTGCCCTTCCCGGAGTTCGCGCGGCTAAGGCAGTCGGAGCCGGTGCGCTGGATCGCCCAGCGGCCCGGCGTCGCCGGTTTCGGGGACGCGGGGTACTGGGCGGTGACCCGGCACGCCGACGTCAAGTACGTCTCCACGCACCCGGAGTTGTTCTCCTCGAACCTCAACACGGCGGTCATCCGCTTCAACGAGTCGATCAGCCGCGACCAGATCGAGGTCCAGAAGCTGATCATGCTCAACATGGACCCGCCCGAGCACACCCGGGTGCGCCAGATCGTGCAGCGCGGGTTCACCCCGCGCGCCATCCGCTCCCTGGAGGACGCGCTGCGCAGCCGCGCGCACCGCATCGTCGCCTCCGCCCTGGAGAACGCCGCCGACGACGGCTCGTTCGACTTCGTCACCCAGGTCGCGGTCGAGCTCCCGCTGCAGGCCATCGCGGAGCTGATCGGCGTACCGCAGGAGGACCGCTCGAAGATCTTCGACTGGTCCAACAAGATGGCGGCGTACGACGATCCGGAGTACGCGATCACCGAGGAGGTCGGCGCCGAGGCCGCCATGGAGATCGTGTCGTACGCGATGAACCTGGCCGCCGCCCGCAAGGAGTGCCCTGCCAAGGACATCGTCAGCCGGCTCGTCGCGGCGGAGGACGAAGGGAACCTCTCCTCCGACGAGTTCGGGTTCTTCGTGATCCTGCTGGCCGTCGCGGGCAACGAGACCACCCGCAACGCCATCACGCACGGCATGCACGCCTTCCTCACCCACCCCGACCAGTGGGAGCTCTTCAAGCGCGAACGTCCGGCGACGACCGCCGAGGAGATCGTGCGCTGGGGCACGCCCGTGGTGTCCTTCCAGCGCACCGCCACCCAGGACACCGAGGTGGGCGGGGCCCGGATCAAGAAGGGCGACCGCGTCGGGATCTTCTACTCCTCCGCCAACCACGACCCCGAGGTCTTCGAGGACCCGGACGTCTTCAGGATCACGCGCGACCCGAACCCCCATCTCGGCTTCGGCGGCGGCGGCCCGCACTTCTGCCTGGGCAAATCCCTCGCCGTCCTGGAGATCGACCTGATCTTCCACGCCATCGCCGAGGCCATGCCCACGCTCCGCCTGGTCGGCGACCCCCGCCGGCTGCGCTCGGCCTGGCTCAACGGAGTCAAGGAACTCCAGGTCAGCACCCGCTGA
- a CDS encoding steroid 3-ketoacyl-CoA thiolase encodes MAAEPVIVEAVRTPIGKRGGALANLHPAYLLGETYRELLGRTGIPADCVEQIVGGAVTQAGEQSANPTRTAWLTMGLPYETGATTVNCQCGSSQQASHLVANMVAGGVIDVGISCGVESMSRVPLGSASKHGPGKPFPDEWNVDLPNQFEAAERIARKRGLSRENVDSLGLISQERAGVAWAEERFKRETFAVQVPTNEAEQAAGQGMWRLVDRDEGLRDTSMDALGRLKPVMPTAVHTAGNSSQISDGAAALLWTSKRMARALRLRPRARVVAQALVGADPHFHLDGPIDATRAVLGKAGMSLKDIDLVEINEAFASVVLSWAQVFGQDLEKVNVNGGAIALGHPVGATGARLLTTALHELERADKEFALVCMCAGGAVATATILQRL; translated from the coding sequence GTGGCCGCTGAACCTGTGATCGTCGAAGCCGTACGCACGCCGATCGGCAAGCGCGGGGGCGCGCTCGCCAACCTCCATCCCGCCTACCTCCTGGGCGAGACCTACCGCGAACTCCTCGGCCGCACCGGCATCCCCGCCGACTGCGTCGAGCAGATCGTCGGCGGCGCGGTCACCCAGGCGGGCGAGCAGTCCGCGAACCCGACGCGCACCGCGTGGCTCACGATGGGCCTGCCGTACGAGACCGGGGCCACGACGGTCAACTGCCAGTGCGGCTCGTCCCAGCAGGCCTCGCACCTCGTCGCCAACATGGTCGCGGGCGGCGTCATCGACGTCGGCATCAGCTGCGGGGTCGAGTCCATGTCGCGGGTGCCGCTCGGGTCCGCCTCCAAGCACGGGCCCGGCAAGCCGTTCCCCGACGAGTGGAACGTCGACCTGCCCAACCAGTTCGAGGCGGCCGAGCGGATCGCCCGCAAGCGGGGGCTCAGCCGGGAGAACGTCGACTCCCTCGGGCTCATCTCGCAGGAGCGGGCGGGCGTCGCCTGGGCCGAGGAGCGGTTCAAGCGCGAGACGTTCGCCGTGCAGGTGCCCACGAACGAGGCCGAGCAGGCCGCCGGGCAGGGGATGTGGCGGCTCGTGGACCGCGACGAGGGGCTGCGCGACACCTCCATGGACGCGCTCGGGCGGCTCAAGCCCGTCATGCCCACCGCCGTGCACACCGCGGGGAACTCCTCCCAGATCTCCGACGGGGCTGCGGCCCTCCTGTGGACCTCCAAGCGGATGGCCCGGGCGCTGCGGTTGCGGCCGCGGGCCCGGGTGGTCGCTCAGGCGCTCGTCGGGGCCGATCCGCACTTCCACCTCGACGGGCCCATCGACGCCACGCGAGCCGTGCTCGGCAAGGCGGGGATGTCCCTGAAGGACATCGACCTGGTCGAGATCAACGAGGCGTTCGCCTCGGTCGTGCTGAGCTGGGCGCAGGTCTTCGGGCAGGACCTGGAGAAGGTGAACGTCAACGGTGGGGCGATCGCCCTCGGGCATCCGGTCGGGGCGACCGGGGCGCGGTTGCTCACCACCGCCCTCCATGAGCTGGAGCGGGCGGACAAGGAGTTCGCGTTGGTGTGCATGTGTGCGGGGGGCGCGGTGGCCACGGCGACGATTCTGCAGCGGTTGTAG
- a CDS encoding transglycosylase SLT domain-containing protein, translated as MSVSLLRRIASPKKALAAGAVTAAATGMVFAAAPAQAAPAAATSDSAKAVAQRMITDDAQFQCFDRIVSHESGWDVNAKNASSGAYGLVQALPGSKMASAGADWQTNPETQIKWGHAYMKDRYGSPCGAWSHWQANGWY; from the coding sequence GTGTCCGTCTCGCTCCTCCGCCGCATCGCTTCCCCGAAGAAGGCCCTCGCCGCCGGCGCCGTCACGGCTGCCGCCACCGGCATGGTCTTCGCTGCGGCCCCCGCCCAGGCCGCTCCGGCGGCCGCGACCTCCGACTCGGCCAAGGCCGTGGCTCAGCGGATGATCACTGACGACGCGCAGTTCCAGTGCTTCGACCGCATCGTCTCCCACGAGAGCGGTTGGGACGTCAACGCCAAGAACGCCTCCTCCGGCGCGTACGGCCTGGTCCAGGCCCTGCCCGGCTCGAAGATGGCCTCCGCGGGCGCCGACTGGCAGACCAACCCCGAGACCCAGATCAAGTGGGGCCACGCGTACATGAAGGACCGCTACGGCAGCCCGTGCGGCGCGTGGAGCCACTGGCAGGCGAACGGCTGGTACTGA
- a CDS encoding ECF transporter S component: MSSGQVRPVRLGRRSIAALALVSAVGVVAFGWPLLAGADSGLSAHAKDAPWLFAALLPLLLGVVVATIADVGLDAKAIAMLGVLAAAGAALRPLGAGTAGIEPMFFLMVLSGRVLGPGFGFVLGAVSMFASALLTGGVGPWMPFQMLAMGWVCMGAGLLPGPDTLRGRGELYVLGAYGAVSSVLYGTVMNLQGWPYIGGLATGVSFVPGDPVGENLARFVAYCLATSLGWDLPRAVVTVVLSVTLGPAVLKALRRATRRAAFETPVTFEPSQR, from the coding sequence ATGAGTAGCGGGCAGGTGCGTCCCGTGCGGCTGGGGCGCCGGTCCATCGCCGCGCTGGCCCTGGTGAGCGCCGTCGGAGTCGTCGCCTTCGGGTGGCCCCTGCTCGCCGGGGCGGACTCGGGTCTCAGCGCGCACGCGAAGGACGCCCCGTGGCTGTTCGCCGCGCTCCTTCCGCTCCTGCTCGGCGTGGTCGTGGCGACGATCGCCGACGTCGGCCTGGACGCGAAGGCGATCGCGATGCTGGGCGTGCTCGCCGCGGCCGGGGCGGCCCTGCGGCCGCTGGGGGCGGGGACGGCCGGGATCGAGCCGATGTTCTTCCTGATGGTGCTGAGCGGGCGGGTCCTCGGGCCGGGGTTCGGCTTCGTGCTGGGCGCGGTGTCGATGTTCGCGTCGGCGCTGCTCACGGGCGGCGTGGGCCCGTGGATGCCGTTCCAGATGCTGGCCATGGGGTGGGTGTGCATGGGGGCGGGGCTGCTGCCCGGGCCCGACACGCTGCGCGGACGGGGCGAGCTGTACGTCCTCGGGGCGTACGGAGCGGTGTCCTCCGTCCTCTACGGCACCGTGATGAACCTCCAGGGCTGGCCCTATATCGGCGGCCTCGCCACCGGCGTCTCCTTCGTCCCCGGCGACCCGGTCGGCGAGAACCTCGCCCGTTTCGTCGCGTACTGCCTGGCCACGTCGCTCGGCTGGGACCTGCCGCGCGCCGTCGTCACGGTCGTCCTCAGCGTCACGCTCGGCCCGGCCGTCCTGAAGGCGCTGCGCCGGGCCACCCGGCGGGCCGCGTTCGAGACGCCGGTCACATTCGAGCCCTCACAGCGGTGA
- a CDS encoding ABC transporter ATP-binding protein, with protein MIRFEDVSVRYEGAAGPTVQGVDLDVPEGELVLLVGPSGVGKSTLLGTVSGLVPHFTGGTLRGRVTVAGRDTRTHKPRELADVVGTVGQDPLAHFVTDTVEDELAYGMESLGLAPDVMRRRVEETLDLLGLADLRDRPITTLSGGQQQRVAIGSVLTPHPRVLVLDEPTSALDPAAAEEVLAVLQRLVHDLGITVLMAEHRLERVVQYADQVLLLAAPGEPPLLGDPAEVMAVSPVFPPVVALGRLAGVSPLPLTVRDARRRTGGLRERLAAAGAGGAGAARAGAGRLDGPGAARAGAGTFDAGRPERGKPGAGKPGEAAPAGAPAARVGGLGVRRGRIEALRRVDFDVSPGETVALMGRNGAGKSTLLSTLVGLLPPTSGTVRVGGSAPHRMPPRELIRHVGLVPQEPRDLLYADTVAAECAAADRDADAAPGTCRALVAELVPGIADDTHPRDLSEGQRLALALAIVLTARPPLLLLDEPTRGLDYAAKARLVTILRDLAARGHAIVLATHDVELAAELAHRVVILADGDVVADGATADVVVSSPSFAPQVTKVLAPQPWLTVTQVREALEATDE; from the coding sequence ATGATCCGGTTCGAGGACGTCTCCGTGCGGTACGAGGGTGCCGCGGGGCCCACCGTCCAGGGCGTCGACCTGGACGTGCCCGAGGGCGAGCTGGTGCTGCTCGTCGGCCCCTCCGGTGTCGGCAAGTCGACCCTGCTCGGCACGGTCAGCGGCCTCGTCCCGCACTTCACCGGCGGCACCCTGCGCGGCCGCGTGACCGTCGCGGGCCGCGACACCCGCACCCACAAGCCCCGCGAACTGGCCGACGTGGTCGGCACGGTGGGCCAGGACCCGCTCGCCCACTTCGTCACCGACACCGTCGAGGACGAGCTCGCGTACGGCATGGAGTCCCTCGGCCTCGCCCCCGACGTGATGCGCCGCCGCGTCGAGGAGACCCTGGACCTGCTCGGCCTCGCCGACCTGCGCGACCGCCCCATCACCACCCTCTCCGGCGGCCAGCAGCAGCGGGTCGCGATCGGCTCCGTCCTCACCCCGCACCCCCGCGTCCTCGTCCTCGACGAACCGACGTCGGCCCTCGACCCGGCCGCCGCGGAGGAGGTCCTCGCCGTCCTGCAGCGCCTCGTCCACGACCTCGGCATCACCGTCCTGATGGCCGAGCACCGCCTGGAACGCGTCGTGCAGTACGCCGACCAGGTCCTCCTCCTCGCCGCCCCCGGCGAGCCCCCGCTCCTCGGCGACCCGGCCGAGGTGATGGCCGTCTCCCCCGTGTTCCCGCCGGTGGTGGCCCTGGGGCGGCTCGCCGGGGTGTCCCCGTTGCCGCTGACGGTGCGGGACGCGCGGCGGCGGACCGGGGGGTTGCGGGAGCGGCTGGCGGCGGCGGGGGCTGGTGGGGCGGGCGCCGCGAGGGCGGGTGCCGGTCGGCTCGATGGGCCGGGCGCCGCGAGGGCCGGGGCCGGGACGTTCGATGCCGGTCGGCCCGAGCGCGGGAAGCCCGGGGCCGGGAAGCCCGGGGAGGCCGCACCGGCCGGTGCGCCCGCCGCGCGGGTCGGGGGGCTCGGCGTGCGCCGGGGCCGGATCGAGGCGCTGCGCAGGGTCGACTTCGACGTCTCCCCCGGTGAGACCGTCGCCCTGATGGGCCGCAACGGCGCGGGCAAGTCCACCCTCCTGTCCACCCTGGTCGGCCTGCTGCCGCCGACCTCGGGGACCGTGCGGGTGGGCGGCTCCGCTCCGCACCGCATGCCGCCGCGCGAACTGATCCGGCACGTCGGCCTCGTACCGCAGGAGCCGCGCGATCTGCTGTACGCGGACACGGTCGCGGCCGAGTGCGCCGCGGCCGACCGCGACGCGGACGCGGCGCCCGGCACCTGCCGGGCCCTGGTGGCCGAGCTGGTCCCCGGGATCGCGGACGACACGCACCCGCGCGACCTGTCCGAGGGCCAGCGCCTGGCCCTCGCCCTCGCGATCGTCCTGACCGCGCGCCCGCCCCTGCTCCTGCTCGACGAGCCGACCCGCGGCCTGGACTACGCGGCCAAGGCCCGCCTGGTCACGATCCTGCGCGACCTCGCGGCCCGCGGCCACGCGATCGTCCTGGCCACGCACGACGTGGAACTGGCGGCCGAGCTTGCCCACCGGGTGGTGATCCTCGCCGACGGCGACGTGGTGGCCGACGGCGCCACGGCGGACGTCGTGGTGTCGTCCCCGTCGTTCGCCCCCCAGGTGACGAAGGTGCTCGCGCCGCAGCCGTGGCTGACGGTGACGCAGGTACGGGAAGCCCTGGAGGCGACCGATGAGTAG
- a CDS encoding energy-coupling factor transporter transmembrane component T, whose amino-acid sequence MADAAPGRLAPRRRLAPQAHRSNALHPGAWWLWALGLATAASRTTNPLLIGLLIGVAGYVVAARRTSAPWARSYGAFVKIALVVIGIRLVFAIVLGSPIPGTHLIVTLPEVPLPEWAQGVRIGGRVTAEGVLFALYDGVRLAGLLICVGAANALASPARLLKSLPGALYEVGVAVVVAMTFAPNLIADVQRLRAARRLRGRPDKGVRGLLQVGLPVLEGALERSVALAAAMDARGFGRTAAVPARVRGTTAVLTLGGLMGVCAGTYGLLTADGSTYGLPVLAVGLGAALGGLWLGGRRSVRTRYRPDRWGVRAWLVAGSGAAVAALMIAANSAAGNALHPGVVPLVAPTLPLLPAAAVLIGLLPAFVAPVPPPAEAPVSARAAARTARSTRAAEEKTS is encoded by the coding sequence GTGGCTGACGCGGCCCCCGGCCGGCTCGCCCCGCGCCGGCGCCTCGCGCCGCAGGCGCACCGCTCCAACGCGCTGCACCCGGGCGCCTGGTGGCTGTGGGCGCTCGGCCTCGCCACGGCCGCGTCCCGCACCACCAACCCGCTCCTGATCGGGCTGCTCATCGGCGTCGCCGGGTACGTCGTCGCGGCCCGGCGCACGTCCGCGCCGTGGGCCCGCTCCTACGGCGCGTTCGTGAAGATCGCCCTCGTCGTCATCGGCATCCGGCTGGTCTTCGCGATCGTCCTCGGCTCGCCGATCCCCGGCACCCACCTCATCGTGACGCTGCCCGAGGTGCCGCTGCCGGAGTGGGCGCAGGGCGTGCGCATCGGCGGCCGGGTCACCGCGGAGGGCGTCCTCTTCGCGCTGTACGACGGGGTGCGCCTCGCGGGCCTGCTGATCTGCGTGGGCGCCGCCAACGCCCTCGCCAGCCCGGCCCGCCTCCTCAAGTCCCTTCCGGGGGCGCTGTACGAGGTCGGGGTGGCCGTCGTCGTCGCGATGACGTTCGCGCCGAACCTGATCGCCGACGTCCAGCGCCTGCGCGCCGCGCGCCGCCTGCGGGGACGCCCGGACAAGGGCGTACGAGGACTGCTCCAGGTCGGCCTGCCCGTCCTGGAGGGCGCCCTTGAGCGCTCCGTCGCGCTGGCCGCGGCGATGGACGCGCGCGGCTTCGGCCGCACCGCCGCCGTGCCCGCGCGGGTGCGCGGGACGACGGCGGTCCTGACGCTCGGCGGTCTCATGGGGGTCTGCGCGGGGACGTACGGGCTGCTCACCGCGGACGGCTCGACGTACGGCCTGCCGGTTCTCGCCGTCGGGCTCGGTGCCGCGCTGGGCGGGCTGTGGCTCGGCGGGCGGCGCTCGGTGCGCACGCGCTACCGGCCGGACCGGTGGGGGGTGCGGGCCTGGCTGGTCGCCGGGTCCGGCGCCGCGGTCGCCGCCCTGATGATCGCCGCGAACTCGGCCGCCGGGAACGCCCTGCACCCCGGGGTGGTCCCGCTGGTCGCCCCCACCCTGCCGCTGCTGCCCGCGGCGGCCGTCCTGATCGGCCTGCTCCCGGCGTTCGTGGCGCCGGTGCCCCCGCCCGCCGAGGCGCCCGTGTCCGCCCGCGCCGCCGCTCGTACCGCCCGCTCCACCCGCGCCGCCGAGGAGAAGACCTCATGA
- a CDS encoding SCO2322 family protein, giving the protein MSRRHQGRGRLTVAALLTALLSLPAALLAGGPSHAADYRYWSFWQRGEGSSDGAWVYATQGPSIARPDDGDVEGFRFAVSANSGSAAKPRGAADFDTICADTPAKDGHKRLALVIDFGTPDDAPGGERPPKRRTACARVDSDATSADALAAVAKPLRYNSSALLCAISGYPERGCGEQVSGKESGGKGDKGESAKDSGSGGDDGGPSVGLLAGVAAIVALGAAAGWQARRRRG; this is encoded by the coding sequence GTGAGCCGGCGCCACCAGGGGCGCGGCCGCCTCACGGTGGCCGCCCTGCTCACCGCGCTGCTCTCCCTGCCCGCCGCGCTCCTCGCCGGGGGCCCCTCCCACGCCGCCGACTACCGCTACTGGTCTTTCTGGCAGCGCGGCGAGGGCAGCAGCGACGGCGCGTGGGTGTACGCGACGCAGGGGCCCTCCATCGCCCGGCCCGACGACGGTGACGTCGAGGGCTTCCGGTTCGCCGTGTCCGCCAACTCCGGCAGCGCCGCGAAGCCGCGCGGCGCCGCCGACTTCGACACGATCTGCGCGGACACACCCGCGAAGGACGGCCACAAGCGCCTCGCGCTCGTCATCGACTTCGGCACGCCGGACGACGCGCCGGGCGGCGAGCGGCCCCCGAAGCGGCGTACGGCATGCGCGCGGGTCGACTCCGACGCGACCAGCGCCGACGCGCTCGCCGCCGTCGCCAAGCCGCTGCGCTACAACAGCTCCGCGCTGCTGTGCGCCATCTCCGGCTATCCGGAGCGGGGGTGCGGCGAACAGGTCTCCGGCAAGGAGTCCGGGGGCAAGGGCGACAAGGGCGAGTCGGCCAAGGACAGTGGGTCCGGCGGGGACGACGGCGGTCCCTCCGTCGGCCTGCTCGCCGGGGTCGCGGCGATCGTCGCGCTCGGTGCCGCCGCCGGCTGGCAGGCCCGCCGCCGCCGTGGCTGA
- a CDS encoding prenyltransferase/squalene oxidase repeat-containing protein, translating into MNVRRSAAALAVAVVALGTAAAPAAFADDASPSPKGSPLPSGLYGKKDPQFDGVFRQSYAMLAQKTVGVTPAAKAVDWLTGQQCASGGFAAYRADASEPCNSKTQVDSNSTAAAIQALHALGNESTTVKKSLDWLKSVQNQDGGWGYNPGLPSDANSTGIVVGAFAAVGEKPASVKSQKGKSPLDALTKLAMDCGKDGGAFGLADAKSGKLAPNADATAAGVLGALGQGLVPAKGKETDAAPKCAKPDTAEQAADNGTGYLLKTLAESGHLTSAMPGSEDQPDVGNTADAVVALAAAGQQEQAKKSGEWLSENSAAWAEENGPAAYAQLVFAALATGMDARDFGGADLVKQLNAQGPKPKAVSEVTVGAEEKDEDKDDDGSGVSVWWIVGVGLVAGAGIGFLLSGRKKKNQL; encoded by the coding sequence ATGAACGTTCGCCGCAGCGCAGCTGCCCTGGCCGTGGCCGTCGTCGCCCTCGGCACCGCCGCCGCCCCGGCCGCCTTCGCCGACGACGCCTCGCCGTCGCCCAAGGGCAGCCCGCTCCCCTCCGGCCTGTACGGCAAGAAGGACCCGCAGTTCGACGGCGTGTTCCGGCAGTCGTACGCGATGCTCGCGCAGAAGACGGTGGGGGTCACCCCGGCCGCGAAGGCCGTGGACTGGCTCACCGGCCAGCAGTGCGCGAGCGGCGGCTTCGCGGCGTACCGGGCGGACGCGAGCGAGCCCTGCAACTCCAAGACGCAGGTCGACTCGAACTCCACCGCCGCCGCGATCCAGGCGCTGCACGCCCTCGGCAACGAGTCGACCACGGTGAAGAAGAGCCTGGACTGGCTGAAGTCCGTGCAGAACCAGGACGGCGGCTGGGGCTACAACCCGGGCCTGCCCAGCGACGCCAACTCCACCGGCATCGTCGTCGGCGCCTTCGCCGCCGTCGGTGAGAAGCCCGCCTCCGTGAAGTCCCAGAAGGGCAAGTCCCCGCTCGACGCGCTGACGAAGCTCGCCATGGACTGCGGCAAGGACGGCGGCGCCTTCGGCCTCGCCGACGCCAAGTCCGGCAAGCTCGCCCCGAACGCCGACGCGACCGCGGCCGGCGTGCTCGGCGCCCTCGGCCAGGGCCTGGTGCCCGCGAAGGGCAAGGAGACCGACGCGGCGCCGAAGTGCGCGAAGCCCGACACGGCCGAGCAGGCCGCCGACAACGGCACCGGCTACCTCCTGAAGACCCTCGCCGAGTCCGGCCACCTCACCTCCGCCATGCCCGGCTCCGAGGACCAGCCGGACGTCGGCAACACCGCCGACGCGGTGGTCGCGCTCGCCGCCGCGGGCCAGCAGGAGCAGGCGAAGAAGTCCGGCGAGTGGCTGTCGGAGAACTCCGCGGCCTGGGCCGAGGAGAACGGCCCCGCCGCCTACGCCCAACTGGTCTTCGCGGCCCTCGCCACGGGCATGGACGCACGCGACTTCGGCGGCGCCGACCTCGTCAAGCAGCTCAACGCACAGGGCCCGAAGCCGAAGGCGGTCAGCGAGGTCACGGTCGGGGCCGAGGAGAAGGACGAGGACAAGGACGACGACGGCTCCGGCGTCAGCGTCTGGTGGATCGTCGGCGTCGGCCTGGTCGCGGGCGCGGGCATCGGCTTCCTGCTCAGCGGCCGCAAGAAGAAGAACCAGCTGTGA
- a CDS encoding SDR family oxidoreductase, whose translation MTGAASGIGRAVARRLAGRGHRVIGADLKDTGGIDIQADLGTADGRALLADAAAELGGGRLDAVVACAGVGVFDPVTVRVNAFGAIATLADLRPLLAAGRDPRALAVSSVAAVHETDPAIVAAVLADDEEAAVAAARAAVDRGEGRLVYASAKRALVRWVRRAAVTDAWAGAGIPLNVIAPGIIRTPLTRAMLEDPGLRATADAGVPMPLHGYADPEQVAPLVDHLIAPENTHVTGQVVFIDGGADAVLRGDEGW comes from the coding sequence GTGACCGGCGCCGCGTCCGGCATCGGCCGGGCCGTCGCGCGCCGCCTCGCCGGCCGGGGCCACCGCGTCATCGGCGCCGACCTCAAGGACACCGGGGGCATCGACATCCAGGCCGACCTGGGGACCGCCGACGGGCGGGCGCTGCTCGCCGACGCCGCCGCCGAGCTGGGCGGCGGGCGGCTCGACGCGGTGGTGGCGTGCGCGGGGGTCGGCGTGTTCGACCCCGTCACGGTGCGGGTCAACGCCTTCGGCGCCATCGCGACGCTCGCGGACCTGCGGCCGCTGCTCGCCGCGGGCCGCGACCCGCGCGCGCTCGCCGTGTCGTCCGTCGCCGCCGTCCACGAGACCGACCCGGCGATCGTCGCCGCCGTCCTCGCGGACGACGAGGAGGCCGCCGTGGCCGCCGCGCGGGCCGCCGTCGACCGGGGCGAGGGCCGGCTCGTGTACGCCTCCGCGAAGCGCGCGCTGGTCCGCTGGGTGCGCCGGGCCGCGGTCACCGACGCCTGGGCGGGCGCCGGGATCCCCCTCAACGTCATCGCACCCGGCATCATCCGCACCCCGCTCACCCGCGCCATGCTGGAGGACCCCGGACTGCGCGCCACCGCCGACGCGGGCGTCCCGATGCCCCTGCACGGCTACGCCGATCCCGAACAGGTCGCCCCGCTCGTCGACCACCTGATCGCGCCGGAGAACACCCACGTCACGGGCCAGGTGGTGTTCATCGACGGGGGCGCGGACGCGGTGCTGCGGGGGGACGAGGGCTGGTGA
- a CDS encoding MBL fold metallo-hydrolase, translating to MTQGSGAGIVAHGGGVWSMRVPIPDNPLGHTLVHLMDTDRGPVLIDTGWDDPASWDTLVAGIAACGADVGDVHGVLITHHHPDHHGLSAKVREASGAWIAMHDADADVVRRTREHAPARWYGYMADKLAAAGAPAEHVAPLLAARDAGRTPRLPGLAPALPDRSIAPGELVPLAGRALRAIWTPGHTPGHVCLHLEEDHPAGLAGRGRLFSGDHLLPGITPHIGLYEDRDDPTAVTDDPLGDYLDSLERVGRLGVAEVLPAHQHAFTEARPRVRELRDHHEERLTQLLTLLTEPRTPWQLAERMEWNRPWADIPYGSRNIAVSEAEAHLRRLVKLGRAEAVAGSDPVTYVVCEA from the coding sequence ATGACTCAGGGCAGCGGCGCGGGGATCGTCGCGCACGGCGGCGGGGTGTGGAGCATGCGGGTGCCCATCCCCGACAACCCCCTCGGGCACACCCTCGTGCACCTCATGGACACCGATCGCGGGCCCGTCCTGATCGACACCGGGTGGGACGACCCGGCGTCCTGGGACACGCTCGTCGCGGGGATCGCCGCGTGCGGGGCCGACGTCGGGGACGTGCACGGGGTGCTCATCACGCACCACCACCCCGACCACCACGGACTCTCCGCGAAGGTGCGGGAGGCGTCGGGGGCGTGGATCGCCATGCACGACGCCGACGCGGACGTCGTGCGGCGCACCCGCGAGCACGCGCCCGCCCGCTGGTACGGGTACATGGCCGACAAGCTCGCCGCCGCCGGCGCCCCCGCCGAGCACGTGGCCCCGCTGCTCGCCGCCCGGGACGCGGGCCGCACCCCGAGGCTCCCCGGCCTCGCCCCCGCCCTGCCCGACCGGTCCATCGCGCCCGGCGAGCTCGTCCCCCTCGCGGGGCGGGCGCTGCGGGCGATCTGGACGCCGGGGCACACCCCCGGCCACGTCTGCCTGCATCTGGAGGAGGACCATCCCGCGGGGCTCGCCGGTCGCGGGCGGCTCTTCTCCGGCGACCATCTGCTGCCCGGCATCACCCCGCACATCGGTCTTTACGAGGACCGGGACGACCCCACGGCCGTCACCGATGATCCTCTGGGCGACTATCTGGACTCCCTGGAGCGGGTCGGACGGCTCGGCGTCGCCGAGGTGCTGCCCGCCCACCAACACGCCTTCACCGAAGCCCGGCCCCGCGTACGGGAGTTGCGGGACCACCACGAGGAGCGCCTCACCCAGCTCCTCACCCTGCTCACCGAGCCCCGCACCCCCTGGCAGCTCGCCGAGCGCATGGAGTGGAACAGGCCCTGGGCCGACATCCCCTACGGCTCCCGGAACATCGCGGTGTCGGAGGCGGAGGCGCACCTGCGGCGCCTGGTGAAGCTGGGGCGGGCGGAGGCCGTGGCGGGGAGCGATCCGGTGACGTACGTGGTGTGCGAGGCCTAG